In the genome of Aspergillus luchuensis IFO 4308 DNA, chromosome 2, nearly complete sequence, one region contains:
- a CDS encoding uncharacterized protein (COG:G;~EggNog:ENOG410PG9P;~InterPro:IPR020846,IPR011701,IPR036259;~PFAM:PF07690;~TransMembrane:12 (i49-72o92-114i121-140o146-166i178-198o210-230i251-274o289-306i318-338o344-367i379-402o414-433i);~go_function: GO:0022857 - transmembrane transporter activity [Evidence IEA];~go_process: GO:0055085 - transmembrane transport [Evidence IEA]), with amino-acid sequence MAVPSDNDASSIRPLSAHHIAEPNNVETEKHSAAQDSAFPSSPAPDGGIVAWVQVAGAFFLFFNSWGIINTFGVYQSYYETRLLKGYSPSSIAWIGTVQSFLLLSLGLVVGPIFDRGYIKTLLITGTFLVVFGLMMTSVSKEYYQFFLAHGVTVGIGSGLLFIPSLAIPVTYFTSRRALAVGFAASGGSVGAVIFPIVFHKLIDRVGFGWTTRIIAFIALAGLLFSIAVMKSRLPPLEKTRRLLDLTAFREVPFVIYCLALFFDLVGLYFPYFYLPTYFTIYLHAGDNISFYILSILSASSFFGRIAPNMLADRLGPLNVMILVSLIVTILAFAWMGIHSNAGAIVFAVFYGFPSGTIVALVSPVLAGLCPDLAIMGTWLGMASVFGGLGILIGNPIAGALLDLDHAVFWKGQLFAAVTVGAGMVLFVALRLWQWKDGTGWKV; translated from the exons ATGGCTGTCCCCTCGGATAACGATGCTTCCTCAATACGTCCCCTGTCCGCACATCACATAGCTGAACCGAATAATGTAGAAACAGAGAAACACTCGGCTGCTCAGGATTCTGcttttccatcctctcctgcaCCCGATGGAGGCATCGTTGCCTGGGTACAAGTAGCTGGcgctttcttccttttcttcaaCTCCTG GGGCATAATCAATACATTTGGCGTTTATCAGAGCTACTATGAAACCCGACTGCTGAAAGGTTACTCTCCATCCTCTATAGCGTGGATCGGAACAGTTCAAAGTTTCCTCTTACTTTCACTGGGACTTGTAGTTGGTCCGATCTTTGATAGAGGATATATCAAGACCTTGCTAATAACAGGCACGTTTCTGGTCGTGTTTGGACTTATGATGACCTCGGTATCCAAGGAGTACTACCAATTCTTTCTGGCTCATGGCGTCACCGTGGGCATTGGTTCtggccttctcttcatccctAGCCTTGCCATACCCGTCACATACTTTACCTCCCGACGAGCGTTGGCCGTTGGATTTGCTGCGTCAGGAGGCAGCGTCG GCGCTGTAATTTTTCCCATCGTCTTTCACAAACTAATCGACCGCGTCGGATTCGGCTGGACCACCCGTATAATTGCTTTCATTGCTTTAGccggcctcctcttctccataGCGGTGATGAAATcacgccttcctcctcttgaAAAGACCCGGCGGCTCCTTGATCTCACGGCCTTTCGTGAAGTTCCTTTCGTTATCTACTGCCTCGCGCTTTTCTTCGACCTTGTGGGCCTCTACTTCCCCTACTTCTATCTCCCGACCTATTTCACCATTTATCTCCACGCAGGTGATAACATATCCTTCTACATCCTATCCATTCTCAGcgcctcttcttttttcggtCGGATTGCACCCAACATGCTCGCCGATCGTCTGGGACCGCTGAATGTCATGATTCTCGTGAGTCTGATCGTCACTATCCTCGCATTCGCATGGATGGGCATACACAGTAACGCTGGCGCCATCGTCTTTGCTGTTTTCTATGGCTTCCCATCCGGAACGATTGTCGCCCTAGTATCTCCGGTTCTGGCGGGATTGTGTCCGGACTTGGCTATCATGGGGACGTGGTTGGGCATGGCTTCTGTGTTTGGGGGGCTTGGCATTCTCATTGGCAATCCTATTGCCGGGGCGTTGTTGGATCTGGATCATGCTGTTTTCTGGAAGGGGCAGCTGTTTGCGGCTGTTACGGTAGGAGCTGGGATGGTATTGTTTGTGGCGTTGAGGTTGTGGCAGTGGAAGGACGGAACAGGGTGGAAGGTCTGA
- a CDS encoding uncharacterized protein (COG:S;~EggNog:ENOG410Q22E), producing the protein MSYTSSSRFSRSPSPAPRTRRPSPLERTSLHLRLSLLSGEKYDQESSAKEPDLRRCLSHAHIHAKSMAMVKRDIRVHIRSMGMAMDDDGDEELLDHEVLPPPPSRRSSRSSSKSAAAPRVTVSPKPSEKSSLLDKGRKCLEKLFPRKNNVHLAQSRVTVVT; encoded by the coding sequence ATGTCCtacacttcctcctcccgcttTTCCAGATCACCTTCCCCCGCCCCTCGCACTAGACGACCTTCTCCGTTGGAAAGAACCTCATTGCACCTCCGTCTCAGCCTGCTCTCCGGCGAGAAATATGACCAGGAAAGCAGTGCCAAGGAACCCGATCTTCGTCGCTGCCTCAGCCATGCCCACATCCACGCCAAGTCCATGGCTATGGTCAAGCGAGACATTCGCGTCCACATCCGCTCCATGGGCATGGCCATGGACGATGACGGCGACGAGGAGCTCCTTGATCACGAAGTCCTCCCGCCGCCACCGTCGCGCCGATCGTCCCGCAGCAGCTCCAAGTCCGCTGCGGCCCCACGGGTGACGGTGTCACCCAAACCCAGCGAGAAGTCGAGTCTGCTCGACAAGGGTCGCAAGTGCTTGGAGAAGCTTTTCCCTCGCAAGAACAACGTGCATCTAGCTCAGTCTAGAGTTACCGTTGTCACTTGA
- a CDS encoding hemolysin III family protein (COG:T;~EggNog:ENOG410PUMS;~InterPro:IPR004254;~PFAM:PF03006;~TransMembrane:7 (i92-113o125-146i158-180o192-209i221-243o255-273i294-314o);~go_component: GO:0016021 - integral component of membrane [Evidence IEA]), with product MQATFVDSPSITETLLRQRKPSPLPPGAIAEEPATPDKVLFDDGAPILVSYDEIPEWYQDNEFIRHDYRPVSNSTHACFASWLYLHNETVNIYSHLVPAVFFLAAEGMFYQYLQVKYPEATLSDHAIFAFFLLTAVICLGLSTTYYTLMNHSLQVSELWLRLDFVGIIVLTLGDFVSGIYMVFYCKPLLRRIYWGMIISLSCITIMILVNPKFQGPRWRTFRVCTFVGTGLSGFAPLIHGISIYGFSQMMVQSGMPYYLGEGGLLILGAHFYTMRIPESIKPGRFDIFGCSHQIFHVLVVLATVVQLIGILSAFDYNYNHGECRLP from the exons ATGCAAGCGACATTCGTGGATAGTCCATCGATAACTGAAACACTCCTGCGCCAGCGGaagccttctcctctccccccagGAGCCATTGCGGAAGAACCAGCAACACCAGACAAAGTCCTCTTCGATGACGGTGCCCCCATCCTTGTCTCTTATGACGAAATCCCCGAATGGTATCAAGACAATGAATTCATTCGACATGACTATCGACCTGTCTCAAATTCAACCCATGCGTGCTTCGCCAGTTGGCTGTATCTGCACAATGAAACCGTGAACATCTATTCGCATCTAGTTCCagccgtcttcttcctcgcagCAGAGGGCATGTTCTATCAGTATCTTCAAGTCAAATACCCAGAAGCCACGTTATCCGACCACGCCATCTTTGCCTTCTTTCTCCTGACTGCTGTTATATGTCTGGGTCTGTCGACTACCTATTACACATTGATGAATCATTCCCTCCAAGTCTCAGAATTGTGGTTACGACTCGACTTTGTTGGTATTATTGTCCTGACCCTGGGAGATTTTGTCTCGGGTATCTACATGGTCTTCTATTGCAAGCCTCTATTGCGACGGATATACTGGGGCATG ATAATCTCACTGAGCTGCATCACAATAATGATCCTCGTGAACCCCAAGTTCCAAGGACCCCGTTGGCGCACCTTCCGTGTCTGCACCTTTGTGGGTACTGGACTATCTGGCTTCGCGCCTCTGATCCACGGTATCAGCATCTATGGCTTTTCTCAAATGATGGTACAGTCCGGCATGCCATATTATCTAGGCGAAGGAGGGCTTCTCATTCTAGGTGCACATTTCTATACT ATGCGCATACCGGAGTCAATCAAGCCTGGAAGATTTGACATATTCGGCTGCTCTCACCAAATATTTCATGTCCTGGTCGTCCTTGCCACGGTTGTTCAGCTAATTGGTATTCTCTCCGCGTTTGATTATAACTACAACCATGGCGAATGTAGGCTGCCATGA
- a CDS encoding SRR1 family protein (COG:S;~EggNog:ENOG410PXQI;~InterPro:IPR012942;~PFAM:PF07985), giving the protein MERAASPVSTLVGLATRADPSPLPPPQEIFVHIQEMYDSGKPFYTKELLQNLKQQIQDARDGVIQTIRVPGLDGVIVEFPVLIGQVYPAHDEPGMEYVIQNPCISYLSLQELLDDDNLGDYLPYNHIEIGHYKYLRDIHTKELYLNSSVHSVPDASKLLQESRQIWENTTECQELRVKLMSRKTVPITKIVGIALGSFATVYPELQDRSVFQHALLLTLRDIYCKMHNVSQDAIPCFAQDPECKKNDIVAAGENGIKIVEDPDAFLEVDESTVVVSVAPDIAVRQIVFDIARPAVLIWNKVRDENEDHMTDPVSPRVLTCIREYYDEFDFPDYDSNFGDLAVYVRRN; this is encoded by the exons aTGGAAAGAGCAGCAAGCCCAGTTTCCACGTTGGTCGGGCTAGCAACCCGAGCTGACCCTTCGCCTCTACCGCCCCCTCAGGAAATATTCGTCCATATCCAGGAGATGTATGACTCTGGAAAGCCATTCTACACCAAGGAGTTGCTCCAGAATCTCAAACAGCAGATACAGGATGCTCGCGATGGAGTTATTCAGACTATACGTGTGCCGGGGTTGGATGGAGTAATTGTTGAGTTTCCAGTACTCATAGGGCAGGTTTATCCAGCACATGATGAGCCTGGTATGGAGTACGTTAT CCAAAACCCCTGCATATCATATTTATCTCTGCAAGAACTACTCGATGATGATAACCTAGGGGATTATCTGCCCTACAACCATATCGAGATTGGTCATTACAAGTATCTACGGGATATCCACACCAAGGAGCTGTACCTGAATAGTTCAGTTCATTCAGTACCTGACGCAAGCAAGCTCCTACAAGAAAGTCGCCAGATCTGGGAGAACACCACAGAGTGCCAAGAGCTCCGGGTAAAGCTCATGTCACGAAAGACTGTCCCTATTACCAAGATCGTTGGGATTGCGCTCGGGTCTTTCGCAACAGTCTACCCTGAACTACAAGACCGATCGGTTTTTCAGCACGCTCTACTTTTGACTCTCCGTGACATATATTGCAAAATGCACAATGTGTCACAGGATGCTATTCCATGTTTTGCACAGGACCCAGAATGCAAGAAGAATGATATAGTTGCTGCAGGGGAGAATGGAATCAAGATTGTAGAAGACCCCGACGCCTTTCTCGAAGTTGATGAGTCCACAGTGGTGGTCTCGGTTGCTCCGGATATTGCTGTGCGGCAAATTGTCTTTGATATAGCTCGGCCGGCTGTTTTGATATGGAACAAAGTGAgggatgagaatgaagaTCATAT GACCGACCCTGTCTCTCCACGCGTGTTAACTTGCATACGGGAATACTATGATGAATTTGATTTCCCTGATTATGATTCAAATTTTGGGGACCTTGCGGTATATGTTCGTCGGAATTAG